Within Wyeomyia smithii strain HCP4-BCI-WySm-NY-G18 chromosome 2, ASM2978416v1, whole genome shotgun sequence, the genomic segment ctcttttttttttaaattgaaatttaatgtttatttttaattttttttgatcaaaaaaaattttttttgtacagtgtatatattttttatgatgcatttttaattccctgcaactcattctcagacagtttttctatacaaccaacggtttctgggctgcaATGCTTCGAACAAAACCTAtttcaaaaggcatacgcccttttagaatgtaactcatgggtgtaaaaaatctctccacttgtgaaaaatgctaagtttgctgagccaaatacgtgtgcaaagtttcattcaaatcaaaaatggtcgattaaattttcgcgtatttccaggcgatttgaaatgattttgctctaatggaaattattaaatattttaaagATGGTTGGCCAAGGAAAATAGACAAACGCTTTGTCTACGTTTTTTCTGATCAGCAAGATTTAGAATTTGTTGACGAGTGCTTATTGTATCAAAATAGGGTTGTTATACCACAACTTATGCAAAGTGGAATACTCAATTTATTACATGCCAACCATATTGGGATGGTAAAGATGAAAACTGGCTAAGCGCACTGTATTTTGATATGGAATCAATTTAGATATAGAGAGACACGTTACAAACTGTGATATTTGCAGAAGTATGGCAATAAAGCCAAATCCAAACATAGAATCCAAATGGACTCCTACTATAAAACCTTTTAGTAGGATACATATTGCGCACTTCCCACCAAAATGGACTGCACAGTTTGAAAGTGCACCAACAAAAAAGTGTGCATCAAAGTGATCACTGTCACTTGATCTGTCATTTTCGACTAGTATGACTTTTCCGGTGAATATTCATTACTGCTTTTTCCCaatcatttttctttttaattgtAACAGTAAAAAAAGAGAAGCATGGCGAACGTTATTTTGGAGaatgttgaacataaacaaGCCAGCACAAATACTAAATATTATTGTCTTTATGGCTACTATTTTCTCGGGCTAACGAGAGCTAAGCTGGCTATTGTTTACCGTAAGAGTGAAACAACGATCAGCGGATGGATAACTCCCTACGAGAAGCACGGATTACTTTCAGCAAAACAGCGTACCCGAGTATTTCGTAAGTTTAGTGCACGGCATAGGCAATGGATTTTGGACCTTTATCAGAAGAACCCGATTCTCTACCTTGACGAGTGCCGAAATCTGTTCTACCAACGATTTCAAACCAAAATTAGTGGATCGTGTATATGCAGAATATTACATGCTGAAGGACTGACGTGGAAGTCATTAGAACGCAGGGCTATCCAGATCAAGGAACAGGAAATTCTTCGTTATTGTTTGGAGCTTTCTTCTTTCGATTGGGACACGTATCATTTAGTGTTTCTGGACGAAGTTTCCTTCGATAACCGAAGCATATTGAGGAACCGTGGTTATGGTATAAAAGGGCAACGAATAGTTTTTCGAAGTGAATTTGTGCGTCGTCCCAGGGTATCATTTGTATGTTTTCTGGGTTTGCATGGTGTGTTGGATTCCTATGAAACAGAAGGAACTTTtacacgaaaaatatttttcgattgTTGTCGTGAATTCGCACTCAAGAACAATAAAGTATTTCAATACCCGGGAATCAATTCTGTATGGATAATGGATGGGGCCCGCATACATTGTGATGCCAATATAATTCTGTATCTTCGTTCCATTGGCATCATACCAGTGTTTTTGCCTCCTTATTGTCCTTTTCTTAATCCCGTGGAAATTATATTCGGTATGACGAAATCACGCATTAGGAAGGCATACGTGGAAAATCCAAATGAAAACCTATCACACTTGGCAATTGAAACATTTATGGAGTTGGAGAATTTGGATTGCAGCAAAATCTATCGCCACTGTGGGTATTCACCAGGTGGAGTGTTCAATCCTTCAGTTGGATGGTCTCAAACTATTAGACAAACTaattataatgaaaaataaGTTAATAAACGAAAGATTAACATAAATTTATTTGTTCAGATACAAATATTACTCATTCAAAGTTCAAGCATGATCAATATCTTCTAAATCCAATACGTTATCTGCAAGTGAACGGCTCACTTCATTCTCCTGTGGTCCCATGGATTCCTGCATGGCTGATAGCAAACTCAAATTGATCGATGTTCGTGCTCGCAGTGCACTTATGCGATGTTTTACCCTCTGTCCCAGGGAAATTAACTGGTCGGCCTCTTTTTCTAATACTGCCAGCTCTGTAGAAAATGCAGTATTGATTGTGTTAGCAACGGATAACCCATTTCGAGAGCTTTCAAGTTGCACTGCCTCCGAAATTGGAACAGATCTGAAAAATTTGATAATGAAATAAGGGGGCAATTCCGACATTTTTTGCTCTCGTGCGTGTGCTGGAACCGTGTGAATGTTATTTGCCCACAATTTCCACAAGCTTGCGTGGCCAGTGAAATGATGTCCGTGCAGTTTTCGAAGCTCGTTGGCCAAGGCAGACAGTGATTGGTTATTGGGAGCACCCGCTCGATCAGTATCCTGAAACCGCACCAATTGCTTGTCGACCAAATCCCATAACTGCTTACACGAAACAGCTGTAGAATATACGTGAACATGCACTCGTACATCAGTCGCGCTCAAACTAATCAGAAGTTTACTATCAATTTGCTCGATGTTTATACGTCTGCGTCTATTATTTTGCAGATATACGAACTTCTGCATATCTTCATACGATGGCTCATTATCAGCCCAAATAGGAGCCTGATTTCCATTGTCCTCAATGAAAACTACTTCACGATAAATAACAGGTTGCACAATCGTCCACATATGTTGCAGTATTTCTTCCACTGTATCTCCAATCAGCGTTTGGGAAGCAATAAGGCTGCCGGAAGTCTCTCCTACAAATCTTCGCTTATAAAATGAGGCAGACATCGATAAATTGGTTTTCCGATCACATTCACTTATGTTTTTCGCATAACAATTCCGTTTTTCTATGTTGAAAATCGAGTTTCCTGCTCCGTCATCACGATCCAAAGGTGGAATTGGAGGACATATCAAAGGGTCATCGGCATCACTGAGAGCTTCGATGAAATACTGATCGGAGTTATTCACAGAGCTGACGTCGTAATCAACCGGGTTATGATTCTCATCATAAAATATGTTATCATTCATAATGCTGCAATAAACATGAAAATCCACAACCAGTGAAAAAATGAATGTACTTATGTAAGTGTTCCATCCTGTAATATAATAAATGAAGAGAATTTTAACATACTTAGTTCGAATATCTGGACCGTTTCTACAGTTCACTAGCAgcctaaattttaaataaacatcGGTACTGGAATCAGTATTGCGTTATTGTTGACAAATCGTTTTTGTTTTAGCAGTGCTGCCAAAATCAATTGTAAATCAAAAGCAACAGAAAATATTATGATATTTACAAGTGGAGtagttttttttgcatttagaAATGCAGTATTATATGAATATATTTATGCCAAAAACTGATACGTGGTACAGTtgataattaaaatatttaaaacataatttctcttcataaatttcaaagtatgtaattacaaaaaaaaagaataaccaAATCTTTACTGGCATCAAAGATACGCAAATCTAGTATGGGTTTCAAAAAGTTCACTGAAAATCCAACTTTGAGTGCAATGTGCAAtattgatttcttttattttgagcAACGTACATATCTATTGATAGTAGATAGCTTTTCCAAATGGATTGAGgttgaaaatattaataatggTACAGAATCAAAAAAAGTTTTAGGGAATTAGTTGTTTTTTTCGCTAGGTTTGGTTTACCTGGttgctggtgatttcaatattgattggttaaatgatccaaattcgaatcaattgaagcagttagctaacttttacaatttaacacaaacgGTTCCAGAATTTACGAGAATTTCCAGACATTCGCGTTTTCGCAATTTTGCCGAAGTAACGATAACAATGATTGGAATAGGTACACTGTCACGCGTAATTTATATTCAcgcgccttgaaaaaggcccgttgtgaatatatacagaggaagatcgatcaacatcaaaataacagcaaagagttatggaaaatattaaaaacattaatgaaAAATGAAGATCGTTTTCCGCAATCCATAACATTTGACGGTTTGAGAGAACAATCAGCGCGAGtaatagcagagaaattcaacaattatttcgttgatagtgttcaatcgatcaatcaaagcattgatttggtcaataaaccggacgagataatacagctgatcaataataactgtagctttgatggttttcatcctattacttttgcagagttgaaagatatttgtttttctttggaaagttcggctggtatcgacaatgtcaacgcaaaagtaatacaagattgcttttatgttattggacacgacctgctggtccttgttaatgaatcattacaaacggggcacgtgcctgaagtttggaaggaatctcttgtggttcctatccccaagattactgggacggataaagccgaaaagttccgtcccattaacatgttgcacacactagagaaaatattagaacttgttgtaaaaggccagctgatgaattatttaaatagtaataacttgcttatcccagagcaatcaggttatcgagagggtcactcttgtgagtctgctttgaatctggtgttagcaaaatggaaagaaaaaatcgaggctaaagaaactatttttgcggtgtttttggatctaaaacgcgcttttgaaacaatttctaggcccttattgttacaaacattggagcgctttggtatcttAGGGACAGCATAccaatggtttgaaagctatttgtgtgctagaactcagaagactcgttttaacgattttgattcggattccattgctaatacacttggtgtaccgcaaggaagtgttctagggcccattttattcattatttacattaatgacatgaagcgagttgtacggttctgtgatattaatttattcgctgatgacacttttctgttcattgcagcgaagcatccgcttgatgttgtagcacttctaaaccaagatttacattatctagcgaattggttaaaatttaagcaactaaagttaaacattagtaagacaaagtacttgataatttcttcagccaactacagactagacgtaaatattgaaattgatggtgagacgattgatcgcgtaaatgaaataaagtatcttggagtaattattgatgacagattaacttttaagtctcacattgataatgtcatcaaaaaaatggCCAGAAAATACGGTGTCTTGTGCCGGTTAAAGAATGAATTACTATTAGTAGAAAAATTCAGTTGtacaagtcaattatttcaccacatatagatttctgctcatccattttattccaggcaaacaatacgcaaatattgagattgcaatagaattatgcgattaatattaaaatgtaatagatacacttcctcgagttttatgctggacgcattacgatggctttctgtgaagcaaagagtatattttttgacaatggtgtttctatataaaatttttaataatatgttgcctcgatatttgtgtgaccgaattgatagaggaagagatttgcacaggtacaacactagaaacgcggaagatgccagaacaccaaattttcttttcggaagatcacagaactctctgttgtacaaaggaataaactttttcaattcgatgcccaggcaagtaaaacgtgcagcaacaatggcagagtttaaacggctttgtatttcacacataaagtctgttttgtagacagcatagattttttgttaatttataaagaagattgtaaaattgaaatattttttttttaatttatttggtacattaagttattatgttcattgatgatgatggattttttgtttgaacaTAGTTtagttatataatattaaatagtagagtaaaaaaaaagagtcggctacacatgtttgagtcacgcgcgcggagactgacatagacaatcttgatAGAAGTACATCAGGTTTGAAACcctgaaatggaaacaaaaagcatatcgggttgacaaattgctttttggcttgtaatattttctaaattattttactttctttttaacaattcatctgttttcacaatttaaaatagggtttggagcgaaaactgaaaaggcttgagtttgcctgtgatctgtagagctcgttatcgagaaatatagtatcattggatctctctcgtagttctagatcgttatctagaaccaattctgattagtgcacgctcttaaacattaggttcaattcctaatcaagtccagataatttccgggttggaaacgttctggatgagccttggattggaaatccgtcatttttttttttaattattggtattcatttgaagggttactatgtctgaaatttataaccagtccgttatttgtttgccaactggttacattgcatgtttttaaaaatatctcatatagataaatcgtccagctcaaaccgatgtatgggtatgaggtgggaccattatcatcatcatcaccattgatttgattgatttcttttgaagggacttaagccccaaacggtcattcgtccctaataTTTGGTTTACCAGATGTTCTGGTATCTGACGGAGGACCCCCTTTCAACTCTtataattttgttaattttttaaaaaggcAAGGGATCAAAGTGCACAAAAGCCCGCCATACAACCCGTCAAGTAACGGGCAGGCGGAGAGGTTGGTAAGAACGGTGAaggaagttttgaaaaagttctTAATGGAGCCTTCAACGAAAGAGTTAAATTGGGAGgaccaaataaatttatttctatttactTATAGAAACACTTCTTTGACAAACGACGGTGGCTTTCCgtctgaaaaaattttcaattactctcCAAAAACCTTGCTTGATTTAATTAATTCCAAAAAACATTATAAACGACAGTTGTCGTCACCACCCCTCCACAAGATGAGAAATTATCAAACCCTACTAATGTAGGAAACAAACCTACTAATGTAGGTCTAAAACATACTAATGAAATT encodes:
- the LOC129720036 gene encoding uncharacterized protein LOC129720036; this translates as MNDNIFYDENHNPVDYDVSSVNNSDQYFIEALSDADDPLICPPIPPLDRDDGAGNSIFNIEKRNCYAKNISECDRKTNLSMSASFYKRRFVGETSGSLIASQTLIGDTVEEILQHMWTIVQPVIYREVVFIEDNGNQAPIWADNEPSYEDMQKFVYLQNNRRRRINIEQIDSKLLISLSATDVRVHVHVYSTAVSCKQLWDLVDKQLVRFQDTDRAGAPNNQSLSALANELRKLHGHHFTGHASLWKLWANNIHTVPAHAREQKMSELPPYFIIKFFRSVPISEAVQLESSRNGLSVANTINTAFSTELAVLEKEADQLISLGQRVKHRISALRARTSINLSLLSAMQESMGPQENEVSRSLADNVLDLEDIDHA